The Cheilinus undulatus linkage group 21, ASM1832078v1, whole genome shotgun sequence region TTGAATTCATCACCCTCATGTCCTCCATATTAACAGACGGTACAAACCAAAAAGATAGTGAACAAATTTTCCTCAAACCTGGAGTTTGCCCTGATAATTAGTTATTGTTAAGCTTAATTGTGCCCAGGTGTACATTCTTATCAAgttatttgatgaaaaaagatcagatatgAAGTCAAAATCAACAACTCTGATGACAAATGCAGCTCCATGCAGCCTTTTTATTCCGATTAGTAcagtagaggaggagaggtaTGAATTCTGTTACTGTGTACCTCTGCTCTAAactataataaaatattaaatctaAATGCATATGCTGATGTTACAACTTATTTTGATTTAGAGCCTCCTGTTGGcagaattttaaatattgtgtTTAGTATGTGTTCATTGTGATTCTGTAGAAGTGGAGAGGCTAACCCTACCAAACTGGACCTGAAGTACGGGTGTGGTTTACTAAGTTCTTCTGGTTTAACCAgaattaaaacagttaaaaataaaattataattattagcAGGGAAATTGTAGTTAATGCAGTTGCATTACAATAATTGctcaaagctcctgtgagggtTTTATAGTTGGCcatgaaaagactgaaaataacaCTGGTGGCTCTGTGTGACCTGTAAATGCAAACGGCACCATCAGCAAGGCAGACTGATCATTACTGTGAGGCTATTTTTAATAGTTGTAACCACTGCCACTACGCATGTCCCACAGTTGAAGCAGGTTGTCAAAACAGCCTTTGTTTACACTTGGCAGGGCAATAATTTATGATGAATGatttgactgttaaaagaagaagacacAGCACTTTGATCATGAAACACTCCTAAGTGTGTAGGAGTAATCAGCAAAAAGAACGTGGGTTTCCCTTTGTACAAAGGAGGCACCAAAAACATCGATCTAAAAGCTCCTCAAAGGAACTTTAATCCTTTAGCAaaacaaggccacccataaggggctCTGTCACATTTAGGGGCCAATGAAGGTTGGCAAAAACAGGGTCCATAAATAATACTCAACAATACTGAACTAAAATACTCAAAATTTCTTATTATagcaacaaaaatgcattttttctttatttcttaaaaaaaatatgtttctaaATATAATCCTCCTTAAATCATACTTTGTACAGTCATGCCAGGACCTGAATAAAAGCGGGACTCTGGGACAGAAAGGGAAGTGCATTTGACCCTAAATATGACCTGTTAGCAAACCTTTTCCAGTCGGTGTCAAAATTGTTATAAGCCCATCTCTGGAGGCAAATTCAAGCCAGGAGGCTTGCGTCAGCATTTCATATTTCTAGCTACTTTAATATATTTTCACCACTTGTACCCATTttagtttatgttttttttggggggggtatCAGGGACagtgtaaaaacagaattagtCTCAAAAAAAGAAGATACTTTGTACCAGATTTAACCTGctagctaatttccatctgaTGCCATTATACTTCAATGTTTGATTTCACCCTTTTGTAtccactttaacccctttcatcATCTTTTACTACTCGTGacccattttaaacacttttaaaccaattttaacacatttttgcccttttttgatactataccccattttgccacttctaaaccctttctgaaaattattttaacatcttttttaccacttttcacatatttgagactcaacatatttttgccaattttgttcatttttaaacccatttttaaccactttgcactgccaatttttggcccattttcaccacttttaactattttttgccGCTTTCAACAAATTCTTGCTTCTTTTAACCTGTTTCACACGTTGActctaaacatatttttgccactttaaacctccTTTAGCAACTTTTGAGACTTCTAATCCATTTCCAATATATTTGTCACCACTGTTgacacattttcaccacttgttGCCCATCCATATTGTTATCATTATCTACAAAAAGGTAATTAATTTTTAGGAAAGTGGTTTATATGTTGTAAAAGTACATTGTACTACAGCATCTATAAGTAAAATTAATTGTTGTGGCTCAGATAAGTgattattacttaaaaaaacgTCACAGCTTGACTTCATAATGGATTATGATTTTGTGGTCCTCCTTGGCCCCTATTTGCCAGGGCCCCAGAAGCCCCGCCCCCCAATGGGTGGCCTTGGTCCTgcataaaaatccaaaaacctAGTTGTGCATCCAGCCAATATATCAGTTGTAGAAAGCATCAGCATTTTCATCTCTGCTTATGCCGAAGACCTGCTGATAATGATGTGAATACCGATGCGTTGATATTATTACCTCAGATCCAATGAGGGCCCTTTAACTGAGTTTACAAGGGccccagtgatttctgtgaacgGGCCTCTAGGCAAAATAACTTGCTTTTAAGTCTGACACGGCAAAATTGTTCTGCAAAAAGGGATAATTTTCTTGATTACACTTCTTTAAGTAATCTTGTTGAAGCAAAGGCCCTCTTTACTGAGAAAGTCCATTATAGTGAGAGAGGTAACGGGGTTCACTTAACTGAAAGGGGACAGTTTACACTGGTTCTTACCTCCTGCTCCGGCGTCCATAGCCGCTGTTCCTCCTGGGTGGCCCCCCTCTCCTTCCTCCACCATAGTGGGAATCTGGGGGTCTTCCGTACCTGGCCATCTGGACCCGCAGCTCCCTTCCATCCAAAAGCGCGCCGTCCATGGCGTCCATTGCATCCTCTGCGTCGCGTTTGTCGTGAAACCGCACGAAGGCAAACCCGCGACTTTCTTTCGTGTATCTGTCACGGGGGATATAAACGTCCCCTACCCGGCCGTAATCCTCGAAAACTCTCCGGAGGGTCTCGGGAGTTGTTCGGTAGGTTAAGTTGTCCACTTTGAGGGAAGTCATGCCATCAACGTCTGGCGGA contains the following coding sequences:
- the srsf2b gene encoding serine/arginine-rich splicing factor 2b, with the translated sequence MSYGKPPPDVDGMTSLKVDNLTYRTTPETLRRVFEDYGRVGDVYIPRDRYTKESRGFAFVRFHDKRDAEDAMDAMDGALLDGRELRVQMARYGRPPDSHYGGGRRGGPPRRNSGYGRRSRSPRRRRRSRSRSRSRSRSRSRSRYSKSRSRSYSRSKSHSPKTKKTKAKSNSRSRSKSRSPSRSRSRTPPSKRGSRSRSQSQPKSAAENGGESP